GGTATCCATGGCGCTTCCGCCACCGACGGCGATGACTGCGCTTGCGTTTTGTTCACGCATGAGAGCAGCTCCCCGCAGGCAGTCTTCATCGCGCGGATTAGGCAATACATCAGAATAGAGAGTGACATGATAGTGCGCCTTGCGCAGGGATTCTAAAAGTGGTTCTATCTTTCCGGTCTGCATCACACCTGGATCTGTGACGAGAAAAAAGGACTCACCAGGCTTAAACCGTACGGAAAGGTCGTCTGTGAGCGTTGAACTGCGTCCGTCGCCGAATTCGATCTGCGTCTTCATGCGATAGGAAAAGTTCATGGCTATTCCTCCGTCGATCCTTTAGAAAGGTTGAATGGTGAGACTACTTTATCACAGATTGCGGGTTTTCGTTCTTGACGGATCGATTGGTCGCGTGGATAATGAGTCCAATCGCAAACAAGCGATAAACCAAGAAGGAGGTGATTCTGGATGAAAACGCCTTCCCGCGCAAGCAAGGGGTGGTACTGGCTTTTGCTGATTCCTTTTGTTGGCACCCTCTTTCCTTCGTTTTACGCGTTTCAGGCGCCTGCATTATTCGGTTTCCCGTTTTTTTATTGGTATCAAATGCTTTGGGTATTGATCAGTTCAGTCTTGACAGGCATTGTCTATTTCGCGACGCGTGACGCGTAATGGCATAAAGAAGAAAAATGATGCAGGGGAGGAATCGGCACGTGAATGGCACCGCATTAACGGTCTTCATTCTCTTTTTTATCTTAGTGACAGTGATGGGATTCCTCGCCGCTCGCTGGCGTCGGGGAGATTTGGGTCACATCGACGAGTGGGGGCTTGGCGGGCGTCGCTTTGGCACATTGATCACTTGGTTTTTGCTCGGTGGCGATCTTTATACCGCGTACACGTTTATCGCTGTCCCCGCGCTGCTCTACGGCTCTGGCGCGACCGGATTTTTTGCAGTCCCGTATACGATCATCGTCTATCCGTTCGTTTTTCTCGTGATGCCGCGCATGTGGTCCGTCGCCAAAAAACACGGTTTTGTGACGGCAGCCGATTTCGTCAAAGGGCGTTTTGACAGCCACTGGCTGGCGCTTGCCATCGCCGTAACGGGAATCCTTGCAACGCTTCCTTATATTGCACTCCAACTCGTGGGGATGCAGTCCGTCATTTCTGCGATGGGCATCACGGGCAAGGGTTTCATGGGAGAACTCCCACTCATCATCGCGTTTGCGATCCTCGCCGTCTACACGTATACGAGCGGTTTGCGGGCGCCCGCAATGATTGCGATCGTCAAGGACATCATGATCTATCTCACAATTATCGTCGTCGTCGCGGTGGTCCCTGCGAAACTTGGTGGATTTGGGCATATCTTCAGTGTCGCCCAAAGTGTCTTGTCACACCGCGCGACACCCGGTGCGGTCATTCTCTCGCCGAAGGCCTATCTGCCCTATGCGACGCTTGCGCTCGGTTCGGCGCTCGCGCTGTTTCTCTATCCGCACAGTCTGACGGGTACACTCAGCGCCAGCGGCCGCAAAGTCGTCAAGCGAAACGCCGCGCTGCTTCCGATTTATTCACTTGTTCTTGCGTTCATCACGTTGATGGGCTATATGGCGATTGCAGACGGCATCAACACGAAAGACACGACGACGGTCGTGCCGCTGCTCTTGCTTCATCAACTTCCCTCCTGGTTCGCAGGGTTCGCGTTTGCCGCGATTGCCATTGGCGCGCTGGTTCCCGCGTCAATCATGTCGATTGCGGCAGCCAATTTGTTTACACGCAACATCTACAAGGCGTATGTCCGCCTCAGTGCGACACCGCAGGATGAGGCGCGCGTGGCAAAACTGAGTTCGCTCGTCGTCAAGGTGGGAGCGCTCCTTTTCATCATCCTTTTGCCAAAGAGTTACGCGATCAATTTACAGTTGCTCGGCGGTGTGTGGATTCTGCAAACGCTGCCTGCGGTCATTCTCGGATTGTATACGCGTTGGCTTCACCGCCATGCGCTATTGCTTGGTTGGGCTGTAGGGATGATCGTTGGCACCTCGATGGCGATTGCCAATGGATTCAAATCTTCAATTTTTGTGCTGCACATTGGACAAGGCGGATTTGCCGCGTATGCGGCAGTCTACGCACTCGTTGCAAACCTGATTGTCGCGGTTGTCTTTACGCTCATTTTTAACGCTGTGGGTGCGAATAAAGGCGCCGATCAAACACAGGATAGCGATTATCTGGCCTCTGACGCGAGCGCATAAATCTCTGTAAATTATTGCAAAAAAGCGGGCTGGATCACCCTCTGAGGGAGATTCAGCCCGCTTGCTCGATACGGCAGCTTTTACGCGAAAGGCGCGGCTCGCTTTGCTGCGGATCGTGTCGTTAAGGGCGATTGGCGAGAATTGTTTCGATGTCGCTCAGGTCTTGTTCATTCAACTGCACGTGGATTGCCTTGACATTTTCCTCGACCTGTTCAGGGCGCGACGCGCCGATGATCGCAGAAGATACATTGGGCTGGCGCAAGATCCAGGCAATCGCCAATTGTGCAAGTGTACACTCTTTTCGCTCTGCAATCGCGCGCAATTGTTCGACCTTCTTTAGGTTCTCCTCTGTCAGCAGGCGCGAGATAATCTGCGACGTGTCTTTGTTCGCGGCGCGGGAACCTTCAGGCACGTTTGCGTTTGGCCGATATTTGCCAGTCAGTACACCTTGTGCAAGCGGCGACCAAACCACCTGGCCGATCCCTTCGCGTTCGCACAGCGGAATGACATCTGACTCAATCGCGCGCGCGAGCATGCTGTACTGCGGTTGGTTGGAGACGATACGGTCATAGAGACGTTTGTCTGCGAGGTGAAGCGCGTCGTTTATTTGTACGGCGCTCCACTCACTGACGCCCGCATAGAGAATTTTCCCCTGACGGATGAGATCATCGATCGCACGCAGTGTCTCATCAAGCGGTGTCTCAACGTCATAGCGGTGGCATTGCCACAAATCGATGTATTCGACGTTCAGGCGTTTTAGGGAAGCGTGCACCTGCTCCGTGATATGTTTGCGGGAGAGTCCGCGATCGTTCGGTCCATCGCCCATTGGCCAGAATCCTTTGGTCGCCAGGACATACGAGTCGCGCGGATAGTTTGCGAGCGCTTTGCCAACCACTTTTTCGGCCTCGCCGCGACGATAGACGTTTGCCGTGTCAAAGAAGTTGATCCCCAGTTCGTAGGCGCGGTTGATGCAGGCCGTTGCAGAATTGTCTTCGACCGTACCGCCGTATGTAAGCCAAGAACCGAGGCTCACTTCACTGACCTTGACGCCAGACTTGCCCAATCTACGATACTTCATCGCTTCCATGCGATCCCTCCTCATAGGATTAGCATAGCAAAGGAGCAGGAGATTTGCTATGCAGTGGCGCGCAAGGAAACGTGTTTTCCCAAAGTGACGGCTTATAGAATCTATGGTATCCTTTTCTAT
This sequence is a window from Ferroacidibacillus organovorans. Protein-coding genes within it:
- a CDS encoding DUF3311 domain-containing protein, which produces MKTPSRASKGWYWLLLIPFVGTLFPSFYAFQAPALFGFPFFYWYQMLWVLISSVLTGIVYFATRDA
- the mctP gene encoding monocarboxylate uptake permease MctP, encoding MNGTALTVFILFFILVTVMGFLAARWRRGDLGHIDEWGLGGRRFGTLITWFLLGGDLYTAYTFIAVPALLYGSGATGFFAVPYTIIVYPFVFLVMPRMWSVAKKHGFVTAADFVKGRFDSHWLALAIAVTGILATLPYIALQLVGMQSVISAMGITGKGFMGELPLIIAFAILAVYTYTSGLRAPAMIAIVKDIMIYLTIIVVVAVVPAKLGGFGHIFSVAQSVLSHRATPGAVILSPKAYLPYATLALGSALALFLYPHSLTGTLSASGRKVVKRNAALLPIYSLVLAFITLMGYMAIADGINTKDTTTVVPLLLLHQLPSWFAGFAFAAIAIGALVPASIMSIAAANLFTRNIYKAYVRLSATPQDEARVAKLSSLVVKVGALLFIILLPKSYAINLQLLGGVWILQTLPAVILGLYTRWLHRHALLLGWAVGMIVGTSMAIANGFKSSIFVLHIGQGGFAAYAAVYALVANLIVAVVFTLIFNAVGANKGADQTQDSDYLASDASA
- a CDS encoding aldo/keto reductase family protein — its product is MKYRRLGKSGVKVSEVSLGSWLTYGGTVEDNSATACINRAYELGINFFDTANVYRRGEAEKVVGKALANYPRDSYVLATKGFWPMGDGPNDRGLSRKHITEQVHASLKRLNVEYIDLWQCHRYDVETPLDETLRAIDDLIRQGKILYAGVSEWSAVQINDALHLADKRLYDRIVSNQPQYSMLARAIESDVIPLCEREGIGQVVWSPLAQGVLTGKYRPNANVPEGSRAANKDTSQIISRLLTEENLKKVEQLRAIAERKECTLAQLAIAWILRQPNVSSAIIGASRPEQVEENVKAIHVQLNEQDLSDIETILANRP